The DNA sequence tttttttggttataatatgtatcatatctaaatatatactataaaataaatttacacattacataaaaaagcaTTTAATCCTGAGTTATTGTTGTCTTCATAGTCCCTTATGAATATAGTTCTTAAGTCATTCACCGTTGCCtatatttccatataattCCAGATGGTACGAGCTATCTCTGCTAGTGTTATCTCAACCATCTCTAGGTGTGGAGCATCAGGTGTTGTCTCAGAGCACCCCAGTACCGTCCGCTGTGGTGACAGCAGCCCGCGCCGCCACGCAGGGCTACCAACATGAGCAGACCGGCTTCAGTGTAACCGTTGGATCTATTATGGCTGCTAACTTGAaggtatttgtttaaattgttgGCAGTCTCAGCTTAATAATCGTATATCCTTTTATACTAATTGACCAACATGAAAGTGGTTTTCTGCTATAAGTGACttcaattacttaaattaatttccaaataatgaaattagataatttataaatatcaaatattttaacgtgTTTAAGAGAATTTCATTGCTTAAGGTTTTATAGgtatagtataatttatatatatatatatatactataagaattttatatcttaggaaaatatatgtaaagcaTTGTAGTGAATTATTGTCCAAAATGTCTCtatttataactgtaattcAATAAAAGCTTTACTTTTGACAATCCAGGTACCTCATACTCAATGGCAGGAGGCCGCTACTGGTGTGTCTCGGAGGGAGATTCTGTTATTGGCTGCTAAATCACTAGCTGGTTCATACAAGAAGTTACTAGCGGTATCGGCGGCGGAGACttagtatacatatatacatatactgtATAGGAGATCATAATGTgagttaaaataagtttaataacttGAAGAGATCAATATTGCTCATATATGAACTCCATTGActgtttaatttcaataaaaaggcATATAACActcctttttttatataaataaattgtgatgAAGAAGTTCAGAGAAAGCAGTTATTTGAAACGATTTCTGTTCAGTCTTAATATTACATAGACAAATTTAATTGCAATAATTGATAAAGTTACTGTATGTATGTCGTTTTGTAACACAATTatgtaaatcatttattaagaatatacatatatacatacacacacatatatatatatatatgtgtgtatttgtTGTGACTAGTGTTCAACTAAAATGGATAAGTGAGTAAAAATTGTTGCTACGGTTCACAAGCGTTGGAGTGATGCCAACAAGTGACACTTGTGATCACTTGTGACCATAGAGGACCTGGTTGTTATGGTTTTTGAGGGTAgattaagtttcatattgacatattatattaaaataaagaaaaaacgttgaaaattaaacaaactgaTTTAGATgtgacaaattaaatatttatgtgaatattaaatattttaaagaattaagtaaattaaaattatataatgactttaagttttttttggtTATGTAAATTGTTGCATTTAGTTAAGAAGTTCAATAACTAAATGTAACAATTTGTACCAACAGTGCTATAAATGGAACAttggaaaatatttgattCGACGTAATGTAGTTATTATAAACGGATACTCGTATGAAgccgttaaaatttaaaactttcgatagtaattttgtttgcaaaatttttgatCACCCTCTTGATAAGTGAATGTGTTACTCGTATAACTAATGATCACATCGCATGCGATATCTTGATCTGTCTGCGGTTTCgggatatattatatttgcagataaatattaattaaatttcggctatcaatttattttgcattttattgtatacataagacattttaagttaataatagcgttaatgtatttttcatttgtttcagAAAGGCTCAAACGAAAGAAGATTCtgcgtatataattttaagatatacattgtattgtaatatatataaaaatataagacatgTTAAAGGTTCaatgaagttttatttaattcaacttGTAAGATTAAAAGCTATgtgcttttaaaatacaactttttttCCTTCGAAGTTTCTTTGAAgagaaaaataagatatatgtttaattgtttttataaataaagtgtttGTGGGGTGACGTCATgcctgaaaaatattatttcatagtatTTCAACTGACATATAAAAGGTGTTCTCAATcggttaacaaattttaattatgaaccgATTTGGATATATATTGAtctgatagttttattttggaatCAGAGCAATAGACTTTTAAGGATAGATTAAGATGGAATTTATGAAGAGCTTCAGAACGCAGTTATAATGTTTCCACACTACTATTATTCTTACGATGgtcagtattttatatacatggtGTTCTAATAAGGGACGGGCTTCTTTAGTGTTGTGCATCatatttgttatgtataaGACAAATAAAACGATGTTGATAAAAAGATGGTTTACCGTTCTTAGAGAAACAGTACACGTTCATCAGGAAGAGGAATTAGGGAAgctcttatttaattatctcatTTTTGGCATCCAGGAGGTCTTTTAAGATTTGAaggatttatttatctatattgaatataaggatttttttcTGTGTCCATTGATTGATATTGAATAActgtgaaaataatattttaattcacttttAGTGTCACGAGGCCGCCCCAGTGGTCTTTGATGAAGGGTTATTGATTAGCTTGGAACTGATAAGTTGTTTGGACACTATGTACTGTCGTTATTGGAAAATACTAtaggtaattatattttaaagccaataatactagtttttacTCACAGCCTCGCCTGGCCAGTTGGAAATCAGTTATTGctctgaaaataatacaatatcttTCTCTTTTTTCCTTCTATTCAATACCAAATGTTATTCAACCCACCTTTACGAGACACTCTTAACCTCATACGTTCGACTGTCCATATGTTAAGGTCGATTTTTTTAGGAACGTACCTATAaagttaacattattataacacagtACTCTactaatttaatgagatctaagactttcgcgagttttattcatttaaatgaaactaatatattttcggatatactacgcggattttattattttaaaactacataatcccgacgtttcggttacttttcagcaaccgtgatcacgggcataCGACTCTACTAGTTTTCTCCTTCATCCGCTGTAAACCTATAAATCTAGTGCAATGCAAGACAgtgcaatttaaatataacgtcGTTTGGGCCCTGTTCGTGTAAAATACTTTctgtaagaaataatatcagtattattttatcaactattttgatgaaatatatatattttgggtTCTTTCTTTGAATCATGTTTTATCATGTTTAATTGACATTGAAGGGtaacaacaaaattacaataagcAAAAATGCTACTGATAATACGACCCACAAGGACCACtagtgataaaataaatttatgaacacATTGTTAATCACTATTTCGGACATTCTAAAGCCGTTTTTATCAGCTAGTATTTTATtctgtgtaattttattagtatttttgatATGACGTAAGAATCACTATGCCCAGTTCAAGTATGCTTCACTACCATCATAAAATCTTCGCATATCATGATATTACCgtatgtttcaaattaaaatctcaCGAATAGTGaaactaagaaaaaaaaattaaataatttttgtatagaatTTTAAGATCTACAACTTTCGTTtgaggttattttttttatataagtctaaCCACTTTCCATAAAAGTCAAAAAAGAAACTCAAATTTTGACCTTTGATCCCGAATAACTTGTGGCACAGATAAGGGTTATGtggattatttaaaactttatttgtaatagaAAGCCTCAACTCTCCACCAATATTTGTCTCTCCAAGAATTTATGTTTCTTGCCTACTATTTTGTACCGGACTGTCAAAGGATAGAAAGGTTTTCCTACTTCCAATTTCTCTGATGCTTTCTTCAATTGTCCTTTGTTTTTGTTCATAGTTTTTTACTCTCCATGTTCTCATCTATTATATtagagtataaaatttataagattaatgttaatttattttatgtattgtgATGGAGTTTTTTCATGATAATCAttcatatatcaattaatatttttattgctttttatcttatttgtataaataggCAAGTATTTGGTGGAACGTTTGTCTTTTAGAAAGAATCGGTGAGTAGATAGCTCTTcacttttctttaatatttttttattgtttcatagatatttaatgagaatatttttagattaaaacGAAAAGCGACAATGAAATTTTTCGCAATTTTCGCTACTGTCCTGGCTATGGCTATGGCCATCCCAAACTCCTCAGTGTGGACTCTCCAGGACCTGTCGGAGGCTCTTCAGAATCCTAACACCAATCCGGCATTCATACCTTACCTCGAACaggctttaaataaattgatggaGAGCCTCATGGCTGGACACAACgtggtaaatattattaatatataaatctccaTGGTACTACACTCTATACGATTTTGCgataatagaattattataaatttccttATTTCTTGCATAAATAAGATACtatttattcgttttaatacatcgaataaaatttgttgtttcCACTTACTAAGTTTCCTCAAACTAAAAATCAGTTTCAATATGCTCAGAAGAAACCgcgtttttgtttaattagtaGACATTTAAATACGAATGATTCctaatttgtatttcttttttcagAATGCCATCATAGTACATTTGCCCGAAAACATCGACTTGGTCCCATCTCCTGTGAATCCTGAAATCGTGGACCCTGCTCCTCAACCCCCAATCTCCAGCCCCCTCGTCCAAATCATTGTCAACGTAAACGACAGGAAAGaggtaaacttaaaaataattgtacttCACTCATATTTTGACGTGTATGTATGTTCTTACATTCACTATAGTTACTTgactcatcatcatcatcatcagcctataggagcccagtgctgagcaaaggcctcgtCTCGCATGGAGAttgttagagcattaatcaccacgcttgctcaagacgagttggcgatttcaatcttataattttaaattataagaccaggtttcctcacgatgttttccttcaccgtctgtcagtggtgtctaaatactcttagaaagtacatatgactcggaaaagctcacattggtacttgccaggtttcgaacccgcgccctcatgtATGAAAGGcaggcctttaacctccaggccaccacgacattAGTTACTTGACTACTCCTTGTAAATTAACTGAACCTGAACCTTTGTTTTCTAGATTTGCTTCAGATTCCAATTAGAACTTATGAGACTTTTTCAAAGTTTTCAACGACCTAAGtgcaagtaatatatatataattaataaaattacaattgttCAGGTCGCACCAAGCCCCGTTAACCCGGACATCAACCCCGGTCCGGTTATAATTGATGAGCCAGAAGAAATCATCCCAGGCCCGGCCATTATTGACGAGCCAGAAGAAATAATCATTCCAGCCCCTGTTATAGTAAACAAACCAGAGTTCATCAACTAAAATTTTCTGTCGTTGACGGCGCCTTGGAAATTACGTTTCATTGccatatttaaagaattgtaTATGTTTACgtttatctaataaatttgttaaaatatatgacattattCATTCTTTCgattttgttatacattaaCCGTGGCAATATTTACAGAATACACCAAGATTTTAAAACTGTCCAAATAATAATCTCGTATTAATTGAACGTTGTTGGTCTCAactcgatttttttttcttaatattctcTTAACCttacataaagttatttattacaatataacgaACTTTAGTAAACATATGACAGttacatatttgttaaatttaataaaaaaagttgatATTCGAATCAcgatattagaaataaaagaaaaaaatctaggaatacttaaaaaatataaatttaacgtgTGTGGGGCATCAATATGTAAAGTTTGAAGGTGGTAggtaaattacattaatttcgtgtaaatttttattactaacgtGTTAAaggctatatttattttacgaagTATTTAATTGGTTtgattagaaataattattatatattaactttacatttaaaagcTTCGCTATTATTCAACCTGtcatttttgtatgttaaaaaaaatatatattgtgcaGACAATAGACGAGTAAATAGAGTTTTTTTAGTCCATATACAATTATagggatataaaaaaaaactagtgtgcatttataaagtattaaaggtaaaattaaatttaagttctgtatggactttaaataataataaaaataatacaatatcttAAATCTAGATACATCAGATTCTAGAGAGATCTATTTATACGTAATGTCAATATATggatattttgattaaatttggTATTTAGTGTTTATACAATAGAGTCGATAATTAAAGTAGCCGactgtatgttatttatttatgtactaaCTGTTTGGATTAACCGTTTCTATATGGTGTAATATGAAGTACACCATCATTAGACCTGAATCATTTACTGGTACAAGATTATACGGTAGAGTTTGTGAAGGTTACGTAAGAGTAGACGGCAGACTAAGTATATACAGAGGTACCAAATAATAAGTACCagtttgaatgaaatatatgacatacatatacatttgaaagttgatttatgaattattagaACGAGTTTCgtattcttaattataaagtgGAGGTAAAATGCTGGGATAGTAGCTGTTAGgctgatataaaataaggaaTCTAGAGATGCAAAGTAAACAATCTTTTAGATACTTTATCAACGCTACCTAAAGATTTATTGgtttgaaatttgtttatgtaatGTCTAGTTATAGAAATAGTTACGAGCGATATCTGTTAATGTCATTAtacatcataatattaaaatatataagacacATCATGACTTATTACATGTCagtataattacaaaatttatctggTTTCAATAGcctcaaataattattatttttatgtaaaggtGGAAAAAGAGCAGACCTTACTTTATGGCCAGTAGTCATCTTCGCCCATGGACAATTGCAACATAGGAGATGTTACGGATGCGTTACCAGCCTATAGGGAGAGGACAGGAAAGGGTGATAATAGGCAACAGCCTACTGGCTCTCTCACCTATCGGAAGAAAATCAGCCATTCAAGCCTACTTCaggccgatcttctgtgagaaagtggtacttccccgttcgagccagcccatgttcgggCTGTATCAACTTAACCACAGCTAGACTCTACCACTTTAAACAgagaagataaataataacagtaacaactagaaataacaattaaattttcaaaaacattttacttcATGAAGTTTTACGAACATTCTTGTAGATCCGTAAAACGATTCTGTCATTTTGTAATAACAGTTCTGTTGAAATAATCTTACGAACTCAGACACCTaacatatttagttttaaataaaggatAAACCCGCAATGCAGTCAGCGAGGGGTAAGCTTCATATTTTTACCAATAACAGAAAGCGTCTTTCCCACCTGCGGGATTTGTTTAGGAAATtgctaaaaatataccaataatATAGTTCATGTCAAATTAAAGTGAGGTGAACTTTGAACACTATTGGGTATAGTTTATGAAAAGTGTAACTCAAACATTAAGTCTCGTTAAATGGTATGATATAAAACacacatgtaaatattaagaattatttgggttgtgttcataaatattgtgtttatataGCCGTTATACGAAAAGGTTGTGtgtggaattaaaaaaaaaacttatcattTTCAGCGGcagatgtaaatttaatttgtttgaataaatagACTTTATCATATTCTAACATCTCTTGcatctttttattaacatattcgTTGATTGTAATGATACGTCCATACACAGAATTTACGCGCTAATAATAGGAAGGAAGAAAGATTGAACTTTCAAACCAAAGACATGTATAAGCAtttgaatgttatatattcCCATATATAATCAATGCTTAAAACAACAAATGAAAATACCTACAACTCCTGCAGTATTCTTATACCCTTTATCAACGTTCATTAATTTGACGTGTTTTTAATACtctaaccaaaaaaaaaattatgcattttgatgttttaaaacttcGCAGCGACAAATGCTTTTGGGATGACGTCACGCTGCTCGAatttaatgcaaaataatGCGAGGAGCTTGAGCGTTGAACACGTATTTTAACGAAAGTTGCACAACTGAGGCTTTGAATTATAACTGAGGCACATTTGTAGTTACATTAATGTTACAGTAGCAGGTTTAACTGAATATAATCTTATGTTTATACTATACTAATTCgtttaatagatatatatgtagacAGTATTTAAGGtagattgttataattaattattttattttttaatatactaaatatttttacctagTTACAGTTTAACCTATACATTAACTCtcagtttgttttttattaaataatttcactactaaaacatattttctaagaACGCGATATATtcaagaaacattttaaaatttccagCATAAAAATCCGAGCTGAATAGATAACTGTTACACAGATACAAAGAAAGTTATACATTcaagatattatataacagaaatattattatacgtgtagaaattttacattgtaaaatactgttcataattatttgttgttgCAAGGGAataatgcttttttttaataccgaATACATTGCGACTAAACAGTCGAAAGCTGTGTTTTGTGCGGTCTATTGAATTgctaattttgaaataacattttaataatgcaTTGTTGATTCACATGGGACAATGTAAGACTGCGGGAAGTGgctaatttcatatattgaataatattatacgtatatcaaacaaaacaatagacacacacacacggaaatctttattataatgtttccaAAAAGCCAAataaacagttatttttacttaataattcaAACTGTTGTTTTGTGTTAATCAAGG is a window from the Danaus plexippus chromosome 16 unlocalized genomic scaffold, MEX_DaPlex mxdp_31, whole genome shotgun sequence genome containing:
- the LOC116771876 gene encoding uncharacterized protein LOC116771876, which encodes MKFFAIFATVLAMAMAIPNSSVWTLQDLSEALQNPNTNPAFIPYLEQALNKLMESLMAGHNVNAIIVHLPENIDLVPSPVNPEIVDPAPQPPISSPLVQIIVNVNDRKEVAPSPVNPDINPGPVIIDEPEEIIPGPAIIDEPEEIIIPAPVIVNKPEFIN